From the Trifolium pratense cultivar HEN17-A07 linkage group LG4, ARS_RC_1.1, whole genome shotgun sequence genome, the window CAAGGCAGAAACTATGTTATCTGTCAAGTTTGAGCAACCTTTAAGGTTCACATTGACAAGTCCAGCCTCACAATTCTCCAAAAGAGGGAGAAGTCCTGCGTCTGTTATGTGGTTAAGTCCGGTCAGATCAACATGCTGAAGTTGTGGACACAATTTCCCGATCATGGCCAAGCTAGCACTGCCTAAACCAGGGCAATTTTGAATGGTTATAGATTGAAGAGATTCACAAGGAGAAAACATAGATACTTCCACATCAATATCTGTAACTCCCACACACTTCACAAGTGTAAGTGATTTCAACTTCGTTTTGAAGTTTGAAAGGGCACCGATAATCCCATATTGGGTGACCCTGTTACACTCCTCCAACTGTAAGTTCTCCAGAGATCCTGCGGCTTTGGCAAATGCTACCAATCCACTGTCGGATACAAAGCAACACCTGCGAAGGTACATCTGCTTCAGGTTGGGGCAACCTTTGCCTATGGCTTCCATGCTCGCATCGGTTACCCCTAGGCAGGAAGTAATAGTAAGCGACACCAGATTCTGCAGACCTTGTGCAACCCCCATGACCCAAAACCCCCTTTCATTTACATTCGGAAGACGGCTGAGAACCAGATTTGTTATCGCCTTTCCATAATGGCCAATAACAGCCAGAGAAAAATCAGTAATATTCAAATGCTGAAGCTTTACCCTTGTCAAGTTGGAAGCCAATGATAACAAACTAGCCACACCATGATCCCCAACAAGAGGACAATCCCTGATAGAGATCGACTGCAGCTTAGGGCATGACTTTGCAATAGCTTGCAAACCCTCATTTCCAATCATAGAGCATGATTCAATGTTTAAGGTCGTCAAGTCAGGGCAACCTTCAGCTATTGCATTCAAAGCCTTGTTAGTGATCTGAGAATGGCACAAGTCGAGCTTCTCCAACATATGACATCCTTTTGCAATCTCACACAGACCCTTATCACCAACGGAAGGCACATTCCACAAAGAAAGTGATCTGAGAGAAGGGCAACCACGAGCAATGGCTGAGATACCGTGATCTGTAACACCTCGTTCCGAGTTACTTCCTCTGATAGACAGATTTCCAAGTCCACCGCGGCAACCAGTCCCAACAGCAATAGCAGCAAGCCTTACATCGGTAGCTTTCTTCCCTTCCAAACGTCTAGTAAGGAAGCCGTCACCTTCAAAATCTTCACCACTCACACCAGAAGAGTTTGTTTCTACAACAGATTCAATTTCATCTTTGCATATACTGCTCACAAGCATAAGCCACCTTTTCGATACACTAGCACACAAGCTTCTCTCTTTGCCACACTCGACCCTTCTGAATATCTCAAAGAGACATTCATCTGGAAGGATTTCAATACTAGACTTATAATCTTCCTCATGCTCAAGATCTCCAATGATAAACGGGCTACTGATTCGAGCTCGCTTCTTAGGAGGGCAGTACACATCAGCATTGGAACTGTTATTATGCAACCTACTCCCACCCCTAGAACCCCCAGGATACAGTTCATCACCTGAAAAATTCATTCACAAAATCTAAATCagccacacacacacacatgatTGTTTCAAGTCATTATCATCATAACAAAATGCCCCATAAGCAAAATCCACTATCTATCTTGCATAtcacacacaacacaacatCCATCATTTGCATTCTTGCAACATGCATCTTCATTTCATTCcaccaaagaaataaaaaaggattcttttttacaaacaaaaatcTTCCTTATTTATAAAGACATCAAAATTAGTACTAAGGATCCTTGTTGCAACAACAAGCTCTAAGCATACCACAAGATAtataacaattaacaaccatggtaaaaaagtaaatttgttTATGCTATGTTATAATCCTATAATCCATTAAAACCAGAAACTTGAAAGCCTATGAATTGAACAATCAATCAACCAATCAACAATACAAGCAACTGAAATAGAAAGAGTAAAAGCAATGAAGAAAACTTACCATTGTTATTGACACGACCAGGCATGATGAGTACAACAAGCAAGAGAATTCAGCAAAAACAAGCTCAAAATCACAAAGAAAAAACTGATGAACTATACAGAACACAAAGAGATATATAAAGGTGAAATGGGTCAAGAGCATTTGATATGAAAAATCCCGCTAAggagaaaaaatgtaaaaaaggaAGAAACTTTAAACTAGCTTCTGTATTTGGATTTGTATGTTaattggaaatattgtcttgtaacaaaacaaaacaaagtt encodes:
- the LOC123921862 gene encoding EIN3-binding F-box protein 1-like encodes the protein MPGRVNNNGDELYPGGSRGGSRLHNNSSNADVYCPPKKRARISSPFIIGDLEHEEDYKSSIEILPDECLFEIFRRVECGKERSLCASVSKRWLMLVSSICKDEIESVVETNSSGVSGEDFEGDGFLTRRLEGKKATDVRLAAIAVGTGCRGGLGNLSIRGSNSERGVTDHGISAIARGCPSLRSLSLWNVPSVGDKGLCEIAKGCHMLEKLDLCHSQITNKALNAIAEGCPDLTTLNIESCSMIGNEGLQAIAKSCPKLQSISIRDCPLVGDHGVASLLSLASNLTRVKLQHLNITDFSLAVIGHYGKAITNLVLSRLPNVNERGFWVMGVAQGLQNLVSLTITSCLGVTDASMEAIGKGCPNLKQMYLRRCCFVSDSGLVAFAKAAGSLENLQLEECNRVTQYGIIGALSNFKTKLKSLTLVKCVGVTDIDVEVSMFSPCESLQSITIQNCPGLGSASLAMIGKLCPQLQHVDLTGLNHITDAGLLPLLENCEAGLVNVNLKGCSNLTDNIVSALARLHGGTLKVLNLDGCCYVTDASLVAIADDCLLLDDLDVSKSAITDAGIAVLSDAKQLNLRVLSLSGCPYVSNKSVPFLMKLGQTLLGLNIKNSNAIGYNAIRFLVGKLWRCDILV